The following are encoded in a window of Candidatus Microthrix parvicella Bio17-1 genomic DNA:
- a CDS encoding EamA family transporter: MSLGTFVMVLVAAMLHAAWNLAMKDSGDRLVAAWAIMGVGGLASVPVLAALGPPPSAALGWLGVSVCIHVGYALALARAYELTDLAVAYPVARGTAPLLVTIGGVTLLGDSIAPLGVVGVVVVSAALMSMMRRGSLAGYRWAVLTGLFIAGYTLSDGAGVRAGDDAIRYIAVLFVLQTLVLSVVVLRMRGSGAMAAAVRAQPLRLTLAGLGGVTAYLLVLIASRTSPLGLVSGLRETSTAFGALGGYLFLGESVTPKHAAAIAAAIVGALLILAGS, encoded by the coding sequence GTGAGCCTCGGCACCTTTGTGATGGTGTTGGTGGCGGCCATGTTGCATGCCGCCTGGAACCTGGCGATGAAGGACAGCGGCGATCGGCTGGTGGCGGCGTGGGCGATCATGGGGGTCGGCGGGCTGGCGAGCGTGCCGGTGCTGGCTGCGCTGGGCCCGCCGCCATCCGCAGCGCTTGGTTGGCTCGGCGTTTCGGTGTGTATCCACGTGGGCTACGCGCTGGCCTTGGCCCGGGCCTACGAGCTGACGGACCTGGCCGTGGCCTATCCGGTTGCCCGTGGCACCGCGCCGTTGCTGGTCACCATCGGCGGAGTGACGCTGCTGGGCGATTCGATCGCCCCGCTCGGCGTCGTGGGCGTGGTCGTGGTCTCGGCCGCGCTGATGTCGATGATGCGCCGGGGCAGCCTTGCCGGCTACCGGTGGGCGGTGCTCACGGGGCTGTTCATCGCCGGGTACACGCTGAGCGACGGCGCCGGGGTGAGGGCCGGTGACGACGCCATCCGCTACATCGCCGTGCTGTTTGTGTTGCAAACCCTGGTGTTGAGCGTTGTGGTGCTGCGCATGCGGGGATCCGGAGCCATGGCGGCGGCGGTCCGGGCACAGCCGTTGCGGCTGACCCTGGCGGGCCTTGGCGGAGTGACGGCCTACCTGCTGGTGCTCATCGCTTCGCGAACCAGCCCGCTGGGCCTGGTTTCGGGGCTGAGGGAGACCTCCACGGCCTTCGGGGCGCTGGGCGGGTACCTGTTCCTGGGTGAGTCGGTGACGCCAAAGCATGCGGCGGCCATCGCAGCGGCCATCGTTGGGGCGCTGTTGATCCTCGCCGGTTCCTGA
- a CDS encoding universal stress protein, with product MNAITVAFGTHDSSIEPLTWSARLAQHLEAPLQVLSIVAPVSAEAPPEFFAELDQRRRQDIEQATKNAGAASADVVVLNEHKPLAAIASYVNEHQPTMCVVGTHDSHEPGGLGEGNPAHHLLHHCHVPVAMVGPGAPTLDGGVFVVGVEATGDPSPALQLASTLASATNGTVHAVHAYESLSEDEAERWRQIEADLAGGVAAPLKFFPTAGHPAQVILEHGDAHDAAAIVTGTRGSGGFGGLILGRVPAQLLSHANRPLIVVPHPAARSNT from the coding sequence ATGAATGCCATCACCGTCGCCTTTGGAACCCACGACAGTTCCATCGAGCCCCTGACGTGGTCAGCCCGATTGGCCCAACACCTCGAGGCCCCGCTGCAGGTGCTGAGCATCGTTGCCCCGGTCTCAGCCGAGGCTCCTCCCGAGTTCTTCGCCGAACTGGACCAGCGCCGCCGACAGGACATCGAGCAGGCCACGAAGAACGCGGGCGCGGCGAGCGCCGACGTCGTGGTGCTCAACGAACACAAGCCTCTCGCCGCCATCGCCTCCTACGTGAACGAGCATCAGCCAACCATGTGCGTGGTCGGCACCCACGACTCACACGAACCGGGAGGACTCGGCGAGGGCAACCCCGCCCACCACCTGCTGCACCACTGCCACGTCCCGGTGGCCATGGTCGGCCCGGGCGCCCCAACGCTGGATGGAGGGGTCTTCGTGGTCGGGGTGGAGGCAACCGGCGACCCGTCGCCGGCGCTTCAATTGGCATCGACGTTGGCGTCGGCTACGAACGGGACCGTGCATGCGGTGCACGCCTACGAATCGCTCAGCGAGGACGAGGCCGAGCGTTGGCGCCAGATCGAAGCCGACCTGGCGGGCGGCGTCGCCGCACCGCTCAAGTTCTTCCCCACCGCAGGCCATCCGGCACAGGTGATCCTGGAACACGGCGATGCCCATGACGCCGCCGCCATCGTGACGGGCACCCGTGGCAGCGGCGGGTTTGGGGGTCTGATTCTCGGCCGGGTTCCAGCCCAGCTTCTGAGCCACGCCAACCGTCCCTTGATCGTGGTGCCGCACCCAGCAGCGCGGAGCAACACCTGA